The Nostoc sp. 'Peltigera membranacea cyanobiont' N6 genome contains the following window.
CCTTACAAGCTTTGCTGAAAATTGATTTAGAGTCTGGAGAAAGACAATTTTGGAGTGCTGCACCTCGTGGTTTTGTCGGCGAACCGATTTTTGTCCCGCGTCCAGGTTCTGAAAAGGAAGATGATGGTTGGGTATTAGCTTTGGTTTATGATGCTGCCCATCACCGCTCAGATTTGGTAATTTTGGATGCTAGTGATTTTTCTAAAGGAACAATGGCACGACTACATCTCAAGCATCATATCCCTTATGGTTTGCATGGGAGCTTTACTTCTGAGGTTTTTGGGGAAATTTAATCCCCTATTTGGATGAAACCATTTTTTCGCTGGCAATGATATGCAAATCGATATTTTTGAGCAAGCGTACCAATTTTTGCGTCAAAGATCCTTTGAGAAGCATTTGCCAGCGCGATCGCTGACTCTCTCCAATTACAATTTGGGTAATGCGATATTTTTCGGCCACTTCGGCGATCGCATTGGCGACGTTATTGTTGGTAACATGAAGAAAAGTACCTTCAAATTCTTTACAGAGTTTTTCACAAGTGTAAATGTGTAAGCTTTCTTCTTTGGTGAGGAAGCGCTCTGGATTGGCAACGAATAAAGTATAAAGTGGGGCATTCATGTAGTTAGCCAACCTTGCACCCCGGCGTAACAGCTGCACTGAGTTGGGATAAGTAGATATGCACACCAAAACCCGCTCGTGAATATTACAGGATTGCCCATTGGGGATAGTAGCGATCGCATTTTCTTCTACGTTGTCTGCGACTTCCCGCAAAGCCAACTCCCGCAAAGCAATCAGGTTACGGCGTTGGAAAAAGTTTTCTAGGGATTGTTGGATTTTTTGCGGGGCGTAAATTTTCCCTTCTAATAACCTTTCTTGCAGGGTTTCTGGCGTGACATCTACTAACACTACTTCATCTGCTTCATCCAGAATCCTGTCAGGAACACGCTCACGGACTA
Protein-coding sequences here:
- a CDS encoding universal stress protein, yielding MSDSNTGSTGNAPLNSGIYSLYAARRRGKHKIFIGMAPGVGKTYRMLEEGHALKHEGIHVIVGLLETHGRKDTTEKAEGLEILPRKQYPRGELTLTDMDTDAILQRSPQLVLIDELAHTNVPGSPREKRYEDVEVVLAAGIDVYSTMNVQHLESLNDLVARITGVVVRERVPDRILDEADEVVLVDVTPETLQERLLEGKIYAPQKIQQSLENFFQRRNLIALRELALREVADNVEENAIATIPNGQSCNIHERVLVCISTYPNSVQLLRRGARLANYMNAPLYTLFVANPERFLTKEESLHIYTCEKLCKEFEGTFLHVTNNNVANAIAEVAEKYRITQIVIGESQRSRWQMLLKGSLTQKLVRLLKNIDLHIIASEKMVSSK